The nucleotide sequence ATTGGAATAAAACTGTGAGATCTTTTTAGCAATCTCTTGTGCATTGATCTGGTACTCCCCAGCGTCAATGCGCTTTTTTATATCTAAAAGTTTCTTTTCTCTTATGTTTAACTGAGCATTTTCATGCAGCACTTTAGCTTCATTAGATAT is from Fictibacillus sp. b24 and encodes:
- a CDS encoding flagellar biosynthesis anti-sigma factor FlgM yields the protein MRIDGQQPVQRKYDVNKPYQQPSVKPPSFAKDELYISNEAKVLHENAQLNIREKKLLDIKKRIDAGEYQINAQEIAKKISQFYSN